A genomic region of Alnus glutinosa chromosome 11, dhAlnGlut1.1, whole genome shotgun sequence contains the following coding sequences:
- the LOC133880898 gene encoding leucine-rich repeat extensin-like protein 6 isoform X2: MSITDIQGQLLEVTVVGCNHLKDTEWISRQDPYVFLEYGSTKFSTSTCTDGDKNPTFQEKFVFTLIEGLREINVTVWNSNTLKSDDFIGSGKIQLQKVLSRGFDDTTWSLQTKRGRNAGELRSILHYSNALQPATSFASSAPPYVTLPTPQVPLYFKPLSTNTTAPYAPSAYPAPSPYSSYPPNSAVYPPSPYSAPPPATYPPPPYPPTSIYPPPPQTSSYYPPGPYPRIYPPPSY, encoded by the exons ATGTCGATTACTGATATTCAAGGCCAGCTTCTTGAGGTCACTG TTGTCGGGTGCAACCACCTGAAGGACACCGAGTGGATCTCACGGCAGGACCCGTATGTGTTCCTCGAATACGGTAGCACCAAGTTCAGCACCAGTACTTGCACAG ACGGTGATAAGAATCCGACATTCCAGGAGAAGTTCGTTTTTACGTTAATCGAAGGTCTTAGGGAGATAAATGTCACCGTTTGGAACAGCAATACCCTTAAATCCGACGACTTCATCGGCAGTGGAAA GATTCAATTGCAGAAGGTGCTTTCTCGAGGTTTCGACGACACCACCTGGTCGCTTCAGACTAAACGTGGCAG AAATGCAGGAGAATTGCGATCAATATTACATTATTCTAATGCCCTA CAACCTGCAACAAGCTTTGCTTCGTCGGCACCGCCATATGTGACCCTGCCTACGCCTCAAGTTCCTTTGTATTTTAAGCCACTTTCAACAAATACTACTGCTCCTTATGCACCTTCGGCCTACCCAGCTCCATCTCCCTACTCTTCGTACCCACCTAACTCAGCCGTGTATCCACCATCTCCGTACTCTGCTCCACCTCCAGCTACCTATCCTCCCCCACCTTACCCACCAACATCAATTTACCCTCCACCGCCACAAACCTCGTCCTATTATCCTCCAG GTCCTTATCCAAGAATATACCCACCACCGTCATACTGA
- the LOC133880898 gene encoding protein SRC2 homolog isoform X1, protein MSITDIQGQLLEVTVVGCNHLKDTEWISRQDPYVFLEYGSTKFSTSTCTDGDKNPTFQEKFVFTLIEGLREINVTVWNSNTLKSDDFIGSGKIQLQKVLSRGFDDTTWSLQTKRGRNAGELRSILHYSNALQPATSFASSAPPYVTLPTPQVPLYFKPLSTNTTAPYAPSAYPAPSPYSSYPPNSAVYPPSPYSAPPPATYPPPPYPPTSIYPPPPQTSSYYPPGKVRLGPYPRIYPPPSY, encoded by the exons ATGTCGATTACTGATATTCAAGGCCAGCTTCTTGAGGTCACTG TTGTCGGGTGCAACCACCTGAAGGACACCGAGTGGATCTCACGGCAGGACCCGTATGTGTTCCTCGAATACGGTAGCACCAAGTTCAGCACCAGTACTTGCACAG ACGGTGATAAGAATCCGACATTCCAGGAGAAGTTCGTTTTTACGTTAATCGAAGGTCTTAGGGAGATAAATGTCACCGTTTGGAACAGCAATACCCTTAAATCCGACGACTTCATCGGCAGTGGAAA GATTCAATTGCAGAAGGTGCTTTCTCGAGGTTTCGACGACACCACCTGGTCGCTTCAGACTAAACGTGGCAG AAATGCAGGAGAATTGCGATCAATATTACATTATTCTAATGCCCTA CAACCTGCAACAAGCTTTGCTTCGTCGGCACCGCCATATGTGACCCTGCCTACGCCTCAAGTTCCTTTGTATTTTAAGCCACTTTCAACAAATACTACTGCTCCTTATGCACCTTCGGCCTACCCAGCTCCATCTCCCTACTCTTCGTACCCACCTAACTCAGCCGTGTATCCACCATCTCCGTACTCTGCTCCACCTCCAGCTACCTATCCTCCCCCACCTTACCCACCAACATCAATTTACCCTCCACCGCCACAAACCTCGTCCTATTATCCTCCAGGTAAAGTTCGTTTag GTCCTTATCCAAGAATATACCCACCACCGTCATACTGA